In the genome of Arachis stenosperma cultivar V10309 chromosome 6, arast.V10309.gnm1.PFL2, whole genome shotgun sequence, the window tgaattaaattttattaaaaaatatttgttatcattattattttaatatctattttcttatataaaaaattgtatttttttattcatttcttTAAATACTataactttaaaatatttttgatttataattaaaaattttatattttaaaccttttttttaatttatttaaattatttattcaattaGATTGCCAGTTTACTTTCAAATATAATAGTTGGTCATATTAAACCTAGGTCACACACCCAACAATATAACATCAACCACAATAAAAGCTCGTGGGCGTCTCAATGAAGATTAACACAAATCGAAAAAGTTCTACGTgcattatatataaatattattttttaatattatatataatattaaaaagataatatctaaaattattttatatactataatatttataattttatatctataatatttataattatatatctcttatatttaaaattgtataattattttaataataactattaaataaaataattttagattgAATTTGagctaattttttattatttcaataaTAGCTACTATTATTAGTTTATTGATTTCTAGATGAAAAATGTGCGGTTCATATGTCAAAGTTGATCTACTATCAGTTTACTTACCCTACTCCTTCAATTCTTTTCATCTTTCAATAATTTTGAGGAAAAGAGACCCGATGAAAGTTTATCTTGGCATGAATGATAAAGTTAAATAAATTagtactattatatatatttaaaattattatgcaCACACAAattaagataattttattttgtttgaattgaTATATTGAGAGTCTTAATTTCTCTTTAGTTAAacaatttattttgatttttttaattttgttttgttgaattaactaaataaattattgaatttaattatgtTAAATATCATATGAATTGTATGAactttaaattaatatattggTTTGGATTCTGAATTGctagtattttaaatttaaatagaaCAGTCACAAAATGATCAGCAACAACAACATAATGCGGTACAAGAATCTCACAAGGTTTCGAGACGGAGCTTAACCTGAGTCTCGGTTAAGAACGGCGATGATCTACGTTTCAGACTCAGACAGGTTTCTCTCGAAAAAAATTTGACCCGACTTAAAAATATTTCACTGTTAAGTATGATAAATATTATAAGGCATAATATACATGTATCTTTTGTTTGAATACTTATAATAGAGGGGGATATATAGGATGAAATATCATCTTGCGAAAATTTATGGACAAATTAAAGTATGTAACAAAATCACCGAAGAAGTTGAACTTCAATTCAAAAGGATTCtgatggaaaacaaaaaaaaataagatggAAAAAAATTGAGGAGGAGTCTTATGGTGGAGAAACACATGCACAAGAGGCTGCATCGTCTAACCCTGTACAAGCTGCTGAGCTATAGTAGCTACACAAATTGGAAGTTAATTTAAAGAAAGGACTCCTCTAAGATCTCAACCGACTTTGaaaagtgttttggttagtaaAGAAATTGTACACAAGGCTAAGTTGGGACTTGCCAAATGGATCGTTGATGCACGTATTCCTTTCAATGCAATTCAATCACCTTACTTTCAACCTGCATTGGATGGTATTGCTGCAATTGGACCTGGTTTCAAGGGACCGTCATATGATGAAATGAGAGTTCATTTGTTAGCCGATTTTAAGAGAGAGTGTCAGTTGCTTGTTGAAAAGTATAGGAGCTCGTAGAAAAGCACCGGTTGTACGCTGATGGCAGATGGGTGAACTGATCAAAGGCAATGAACTTTAATTAACTTTCTAGTTTATTGTCCTGTTGGTATGTCATTTGTTAAGACTGTTGATTCTTCTGATGTGATAAAAACTGTCGATGcattgtttaatttgtttgctGATGTTATTGAGTGGGTTGGGCCTAGTAACATTATGCATGTGGTCACTGATAATGCTGCTAATTATGTATCTGCTAAAAAACTTATTCATGAAAAATACCCAAATATATTTTGGTCTCCTTGTGCTGCCCAGTGTATCaatcttattttaaaagatattgcAAGTATTCCTCACATAGCTGACTTTACTTTCCATGCTTCAAAAGTGACTGTATTTGTTTACAATCATATGATCTTATTGTCTTGgcttagaaaaagaaaaagttggaCAGAAATTGTTCGACTAGGAGTCACACATTTTGCCACTGTTTTCATTACTTTGAAAAGTATATATGATCACAAGGAAGATTTGCAGGCATTGATGATGGAAAAATATTTCACTTCTCATAAGTTAGCCAAAAGTGCTAATGAAAAGATTGTTAGTTCAATTGTCTTGGATAGTAAGTTTTGGCAAGATTGTGTTACCACTGTGAAAATGGTTGGTCCTCTTATTAAGTTGTTGAGGCTTGTTGATGCTGATGAAAAATCCCCTTTGGAAATCGTGTATGAAAGCATGCAAAGAGCTAAAAATGCTATCAAGACAATGTTTAGAAATCGAAAAGCTGCTTATACGCCATACACGAGTATCTTGAAAATGAGGTGGGATAAGCATTTTAAGCGTGATCTCCATGCGGCAGCGTACTTTTTAAATCTAGGCATTTTCTATAGTGAAAATTTTGTTGAGAAAGCAAATATTTTGAGATCTTTACTTAATTTGTTTGATGTTGAAATACTTTGTGATGACTTAGTTGTCGCAATGCAAGAGATACAGCGGTATCGAGATTGTAAAAAAAGTTTTGGGAGAAAAAGTGCTAAGAGAGCAACATCAAGACTCGAACCTGGTAAATTATTTCATATCcaagtttagtttagtttaaaAGTTTAATATGTTGGGTGATAAACATTAAAAagtatttgatttttatatttacgTAGGTGAATGATGGAGGCTACACGGTGAGAGTTCTCCTAATTTGCAAAAAATGGCAAtttgtcttcttcatcaaacctCTTCTTCATCTGGATGTGAGAGGAACTGGAGCCTTTTTGAACAAATTCGTTCAAGGAGGAGGAACCGGTTAGAGCATCAAAGACTAAGTGACATTGTTTATGTCAGCTATAACCTACGCCTTCAATCTAGGTTGCATCGAAAGAAGAGGAATTATGATTCACTTGACATTCAAAGCATTGACACGGTAGATTTTTGGGTAATGACAGATGAGAATGATCCTGAATTTACTAATGGAGATGTTGAAGGCATTGAAAATTTAATATACACTAATAATGCTATGCTTTTGTATTCTAATAGTGAGTGACATAGCAAACTTTGTTTCCTTCCATAAAAATACATGTCATTAATATTgattttttattgagttttctttctattttattaaataGAGGAGACATGAAAGTTGAAGTGGATATGCCTGATGTTGTAATTGAATCTTTAAATACTTCTTTTGGTGGTATTTCTGAAGATGCTGGCTTTGAATTACATATTTATGATGGAGACATCGGAACACTTAATGATGATTATGACTTCTGATAAATAGTGTCTTTGTTTAGTTGAAGTATTATTTGTTGAATATTGTTTCTTTTGGTTGTAAAACATTATGTTTGTCATTTATgtacgttttgatttttttagttataaacttTAATATTTAAAGTTGTTTATAACCTTTTAatgataaattatatattgttcattttgtaaaattattaaattttgaatcttattagtttaaaaattattgaatttaactttttaaaattatgtattaaattttttataattttactctacatttaattaaattgattcAACTACGATCAAATAAAGTAAGTAGTATATTTATGACGCTGATCGAAAGAAACTAACTCATCAAATGCGTGGAAACCAAGGATTAATGAAATTATAGTAAACAAAACTTTAGCTTCGCATAAAAGACTTTATGTAAATAGCTACTATATATAGTAGTTTCGATTAGAAAGTTTTACTGGCTTTATATTTTTTcaccaacatatatatatatatatatataattttgttaaaaaaccaattaaaaaaataatcaattagagttaattaattaaaaaataaaaaatctgttataaaaaaagaaaaaataatctTTCACTAATCTATTTTTTGAATTTCCAAACTAAAAACATAAATGATTGACTTGAATTGGTTTAGGTTATAGTTAGTTTTCTAGATTTTTTCTTCTccaaattatattaattgtGTAGGTCATGTTAATGTTGTTCTTTGATTGGTTTTCACTCCACATTCTTCTttatatgatttatttattGATTGATTTATCGGGAGAGGGatgtaaataaatttaaatctaGCTTATACAAAGATATGTGAAGTCATGTCCATGCGAAGATGTTCAAGTGCTGTGGTCAATATTGGTTGAGTGTGGGGCCACCACTACTTCTTCCTTGCCctctaaataaataatgatTCTTATTTCTCTCATTTAATTACCTTGCATACAACAAGCAGATTATATGTagatatatacaaaaatatattaatgcaatttcCCATCATGTGCATATTTCTCGTTGCCTTTGTTATTGTGTTTATTGAAGAGAGAAGCAGCTTGCATTGAGAGTTACAAGAACTAAATCATCATTGACCCTATACATACTATAATATACTCGAATTTAATGGCTCCGACTTCACTTAAATTTCTTTCCACGCTCCGATAAGAATCTTCACCGTCATTAATTCATTAATAATAAGGATCGTTTTACGGTACAGATGCAAATTGGTACAGATATACAGATATTCTTTTTGGTTCACTATTAGATTGACAGATAAAAATTGGTGTCAGGACTTGTCTGGGTGATGGTAGCTGTGGCTGAGCCAAGCCTATATCCATTACTAGTGTTAGTTAGTGAATTTCTGGATTGAGTTGTGGCAGCATTGGATTGAATGTTCCAAATAATGAATTGGACCTCAAatgttagaaaaaaaaaaaaaagagaaagcacGCAGCCCATGTTTAGCAATCAGCAATAATAATGGAACCTCAAATGAAAATTTACGCGGCCTTCatgtcaatttatttttttaatactttctaattcttttaatatttatctGATTTAGaaccatttatttttatttcgagAAATCGAAATGATTTAAAAAGTTCATTTTAAAATAGCAAAATTTATATCacatttaatttaaattgtaaaaaattttaaagattgaaacacaagaatagaaaaattaatataaagtTTATATATAACTTTGCAATGATCTATATTTTTAGATCTACTACATTAAGATATTAAGTTCGTAGACATAATCCTAATACTTGTATGAGATTAATGAGATAGCATAGAAACTTaattgtgttaatttttttaaaatagttttattagtcttttattgaataaatgatcatttatatcaataaaaaataaaaatactaatatatgTATTCACACTAGATCGAAATTAAACTTGTATCTACGCAAGATTTTTTCGTGTGATAAAAATAGGGGTGGCAAAACGGATCGAGCCCGTCGGGTCGATCCGCTAAACCCGCTAAAAAGGGCGGGTCGGGCTAGAATTTGGAGCCCGCCAAACCCGCACCGCCAAAGTGGCGGGTTTTTGCAGGATGGGACGGGCCGGTCTGTGGGGCCGaagactttttatttttattttttttaattaaataatagagTGATGACTAttatgaaattaataattatataatttttaaacattttttcattttttgtttttattgttcttttagttattaactttatttattttattttacaatttcgtatatatgctcaaattatgtgacttattttttaaaataaagatgattctattggcaaatattattttaaacaattttattaaagttaaaaatttaaaaaaatagtaaaaaattatattataatttaactatttttatttgtatttaattttttaattattattttttagttaattttaatgaattttatttaaaaaaaaatcaaacgggCTAGCCTGCCAATCTGCCATAAAGAGGGGCGGACTAGCATTTTGAACCCATATTAGTTGCGAGGCGGACTGGTCCGTCCCGTTTATGGGGCGGGTCTAGGCGGGTTGGGGCAGGCCGGCCCGCTTTGCCACCCCTAACAAAAGTACCCTACGTGGCACTCCAATCCTCCAAAGACAAGGTATTTTTGTCACATGGAAGGCATCTTACGTGAGGACAAGTTTAGTTTCGATCTAGTGTTGATACATATGTCAGCGTTTTCATCTTTTATGAGTACAAATGGTCATTTATTCGtcttttatttatgttctttcaaaaatataacTTTATTATCTTATTACTATTTGTTTCTTAACATTATTActatcttattattattattattattattattattattattattattattattattatttgataaaaataaaatatagataaaGAATCAGTTTaccaatcaatttttttttatacattttacttcaataaaagtatttattcagcataaaaataattgtcataagatcttttattttttgaaaatgcttattttgtattgaataaataatatgaaatatatatatatatataaactttttaattaatatattctaggttagaataatatatttttttatttggtatTTTTAAGTATGTCAGTTctatatatttagtttttattgggtatataaaataactaatatgtCATGAGTATTTTGGCGGAATGAAAGCTCATAAAATAcaatattttctatatattatttagctattgacaagtaataaattattaatttacatTGTCTTCGTAATACGTTACtaaatttgtttataaaaaaattacaggAAATTCGAGTGATAGTTTCAATGGTGTGCATTTTCAATCGGTGTTGTCGAACATTACAAATAGCATTAATACAGATTTATttttggatgattttttttgaaacttGCTCATGGAAATGTACATGCActttatgtattttgattttccTACTATTTATTCAATTATAAACTTTAACAGAAAATATGTTCAAAACTAATATCTCGAGTTATCTTATTAGGTAATAACCCAACACCACATTGATCAAGGTCTCCAACTACAAATCTACATTCTgtagataaaaaaaagaatgtTCCAATATTAGTGATATTAGTAATTCGGGTATCACACATGAAGCATATGATAGTCTATGTCATCAGACAAGTCAACAACATCTTCAACAAACATTAAATAATATCTACCGGTTACTATGTTAATATGTTTTTATTACTTAAAGACCAAACATTTAACTTTTTAATTGGTCTATTAAAAACAATCATTGGTATATGctaaataattattatagatTCATTGGAGTACACAAATCGAATTAGATTGCAAAGGGATGTAAGACTGAATAGGAAGACTATGCTACTTCAAAAGAGACATGGTAAGATAAGCATGATAGATTGTAATTATAACAAAGCTAAAATTTTActtcttttatctttaataCTACCTTCATAATATATATTCATAATTCAGCTGATTCAAACATTTAACAtatattcatttttctttttttataatataaagtaCTTGATGTATTATCTCTAATGATTACAGGAACAAGTacatttaattcaaatttagatACTAAAGAATTCGAAGAAGTGTGCATAGCTGAAAAAAAAGACACCTGATACAAAGAGAAACATTTTTGAAGGAATTGACTacaaatctttcaaaaaaatttcaagaaatGGAGGATATTACTAAAAATACGACTATTTTAGATGATTCTGTGCAAATTTAATACCCAGCCATATTCGATGTTGCTGAGAATACAGGTGATTTAAGAAGTAGCAATATAAGCActttattatttactattgtTATGCTTTTTATAAGCAAAAAATTATCGTTTAGTATTCAAGTTTTAAAATTCAAACTAAGATATggttatatattataatttttgtatttgaacATTGATTGATTGTAAAACTTAAATCTTGAGGTTGGCACAATGAAATTGTATTATATGATCTCATCTTTTTAATCCATAAATTGCATTCTTCGGTaatcttttataaatattatttttatactaaacaTGGTGAAAGAAaggtatatttttatataaagtatttattGCAGATATAACTAAAACAATTTATTATCTTGGTGATTATTAGATGTGATAGATATTGGTGACCCAAAATTTTTTGTCGGCATTGCGACGCCATGATGTGGTATGCGGAGAGATCAGAGAAGTCCAAGACAGGATCCAATTTTGAGTTCTTAATATGTTGTATGCGAGGGAAGGTACAACTGCCGTTTTGAAGCACTTGATCGGACGCTCAGGAATCTTATGTTAGTTACCGATCAACATAAGACACATCAACCATTTGGTGGTAAGATTGTTGTTCTAGGAGGTGATTTCAGACAGATACTTCCGGTGATTCCGAAAGGAAGTAGGCACGATATATTAGCATCTGCTATTAACTCATCCCATCTGTGGTCATTTTGTAAGGTTCTGAAACTGCATACGAATATGAGGCTTCTAATGTCTTCTTCGGATCAAGATGAAGGTGAAATGAAGATATTTGCTAATTGGATACTTGATGTTGGAAATGGAAATATTGGCTCTGTTGTTGGTGATGAATCAGAAGTTAAAATTTCAGATGATCTATTGATTAGAACTACTGATGATCCTCTCTCTCATTTGGTAGACTTTGCATATCCAAATTTGTTGCAAAACATGTCAGATTACAGGTATTTTCAGAGTAGAGTAATTCTTGCACCCACACTTAAGAGTGTCGAGAAGGTAAACGATTTTGTCTTGACAATCTTTCCAGGGATGGAAAAGGAGTATTTGAGCTCTGACACAACATGTCAAGCTGATGAGAATGAAGATGTAAAACAAGAGTGGTTCACACCAGAGTTTCTAAATGACATCAAATGTTCGGGACTACTCAATCACAAGTTGACTTTGAAGCCAGGAGTCGCTGTAATGCTACTGCGAAACATAGACCAAACTTCAGGTTTATGCAACGGGATAAGATTAATAGTTAACAAACTTGGCAGCAACGTAATTGGAGCGACGGTAGTGACCGGTAGAAATATTGGAGATAAAGTGTATATTTCAAGAATGAACTTGATTCCTTCAGATTCAGGATTGCCATTTAAGTTCCAACGGAGACAATTTTCATTAACAGTATGCTTTGCAATGACCATTAACATGAGTTAGGGTCAATCATTATCACATGTACGGCTTTATTTGCCAAAATCAGTGTTCACCCATGGACAACTTTATGTTACTTTGTCAAGAGTTAAGAGTCTCAGTAGCCTCAGGGTTTTAATTCTAAACGAAGACGGCAATCCAAAGTCATCAACAACAAATGTCGTGTTCAAAgagatttttaatattatttaggtaagaataatattattttcattttaatagCATGTTATGATTTACACTTTTGTACAAATCTTTACTATAAATATAACTAATTTATCTATAActcttttttcaaatttgaaatgaaatgtGTAACAAGGAGTACAACATCCAATGATTTTCTAATGAAATTAGTAAGATACTAGGTTGtcgataaatttttattagctttttgatataaaatttagGGTAAAATTAACATGCTATTATTACAGTTAtatatgttcttatttttttatctccCTCTTTATGGttcaagaatattataaac includes:
- the LOC130933786 gene encoding uncharacterized protein LOC130933786 translates to MSFVKTVDSSDVIKTVDALFNLFADVIEWVGPSNIMHVVTDNAANYVSAKKLIHEKYPNIFWSPCAAQCINLILKDIASIPHIADFTFHASKVTVFVYNHMILLSWLRKRKSWTEIVRLGVTHFATVFITLKSIYDHKEDLQALMMEKYFTSHKLAKSANEKIVSSIVLDSKFWQDCVTTVKMVGPLIKLLRLVDADEKSPLEIVYESMQRAKNAIKTMFRNRKAAYTPYTSILKMRWDKHFKRDLHAAAYFLNLGIFYSENFVEKANILRSLLNLFDVEILCDDLVVAMQEIQRYRDCKKSFGRKSAKRATSRLEPGKLFHIQV